A segment of the Dunckerocampus dactyliophorus isolate RoL2022-P2 chromosome 19, RoL_Ddac_1.1, whole genome shotgun sequence genome:
TTCGACTCTTCGTGTTTTTCCGGCTTCTGCAGTGTCACGTGGGGTGGTTTGTGTACAGTTTGGCTTGAGGCGTGCACACAAACTCCATTTTGTTTCGTTTTAGCATTCGACGTCTATGGTGACCGACAGACAGGCAAACAGATAGCACTCTGAACGCAACGTCAAAGTAAGTAGAGTTGGAAGCATTTATTGCATTAATGGCTGTTGTGTTTAAACGTGATATAGCACATTAGCTAACCGGTAGTATGGTTTGTCGCGGTTTGTTTGAGCGTAGCACTTAGGCCGCGCTCGCCAGCTTTCTAAATGACACTATTCCAATAAACTGTATTCCGTCAGATATCACGGCAAAGCACATTCATTTATCTTTTAATGTCTGTAGGAtcactgatttaaaaaatgagtgGATGTCGTATATTCATCGGCCGGCTAAGCCCTTCTGCCAGAGAGAAGGATGTGGAGAGATTCTTCAGAGGTTACGGCCGCATCCGGGACATTGATCTGAAGAGAGGCTTTGGCTTTGTGGTGAGTGACGTATAGGGAAATGCACACCTAATAATACAGAACGCTAACATGCACAATGAATGACATTCTAGTTGCATTTAATAAACACCGAACAGATTTATTAAAATGTGCCGCTTTCAAATGTGAATCCTTTCTACTTGAATTCTTTCTGATCACCAGCAGGGGGCGATCTCCTTTTTTTGACAAAGTCAAAGCTTGTTTAACATAGGGTCATGCTGCAAAGAGCAGTGTTTCTCGAACCCAACATGCATTGGTGTTCACAATGTTCATGACCCCCTCAACCTCGATATGCCAAATTCACACCTAAAGCACGGATTTTCAGCACACTCCCTCCATGCTCCCTCCCTAAAAGCTGTGTAATGTAATActaattttgtttttccacaatcatctGGCAACCCCCACATTGAGAGAGGCTCctatagaggaaaaaaaaaaaagattttgctCGGCGGCTGCAGAGTATGGCCCGTTGCTTTGGTTCGTTAATATTGTAAAGCTCCAAACAAGCTGTCCCGAGTGCTGTAGAGCGACAGTGTGTGCTCTCCCACTCAGGATTACTACAAGCAAAAGCCCAATATTTCATAACCATCATAATCTGCACGTGGTGCCCTTTGCTTCTTCCAGGAGTTCGATGACCCCAGAGATGCTGAAGACGCCGTGTATGAACTTGACGGCAAAGAACTTTGTAATGAAAGGTGAGTAGTTTCCttcagtatacagtacaggatGCAGTCGCTGGCTGCTACATTAGTTACGTGCGAGTAATGGAAGCAATGGAATACAAGAATATAAACAGATCTGGGTGCAACACTTCTGTTTGCATAGTCAATAATACTTGGCAGTTGTTCATTAACAATATGATATCTGCGTTTATTACTGTTCTGAGATTGTAGCAGACGCTGCGTCATGCCGAGAGGTGTTGTAGTATTGTGCCCCTACTAAGTTTAAAGTAAAAActaatgtaataatgttaaaaaatgtttttagaaggtcttaTACAGGTTTTCAGTGctctaacaagaaaatattccatttatagatATTATGTCCTACTAGCGGTCGgggtggaaccaattaatcgtgataaacgagggccgACTGTCGTGACGTAAAtagcacgtatcgctcttctcaacgagcagcgggtgctgctgcgGGCCCTTCCCCAAtctcaaagcaaaaaaaaaggagcgACATTGAATTTCTTTtgcatttcatattttttttgctcacattttggccacaaaaacacagcagtccCATGAGAAACTGTCTCGGGTGAGTGAGAACGACGTCTGGCGCAAATGTATTAACTTTTGGGTGGGTGCAAGCAACCGTGCAAGCCAACTGTTACGACCCGGGGGAACATAACATATTTAAAGAGGTCACAGGAGGCGGGAAAGTCCGGTCAGCAAAGTTtattaatgaacaaaaaaaaatccatcccatccatttttctatgccgtctatcctcattagggtcaccggggtatgctggagcctatcccagctgacttaggtacaccctggactggtcgccagccaatcgcagggcacatatagacaaacggcaatccacctatggacaatttagagtcggcaattaccCTAACATGAACGTTTATGGAAtgcgggagaaaacccacaaatgcacgggtagaacatgcaaactccacacaggggaTTCAAACccaaatctcctgactgtgtggccagcatgcgtGCGGCCCtcctgcaaaaaatacaaactcaaAAAgatcaaacataaaaaaatgaatacctGTCGTTTTTACGCCCGGCGGAATAAATCATCTCTGCAGGTGTACCCAATGAAGCCCTCTTATTAAATATCATCCAAATTCTCGTAACTCAATCTTGTGTTCTTGTTTTCTGTGACGCCAGGGTGACCATAGAGCACGCTCGTGTGCGTCTGCGGGGCGgccgaggaggaagaggagggagcaGTGGCGGCGGCGGTGGTGGAGGAGGCCGCTTCTCTGATCGTTACGGTCGCGGCTCTCAGAGCAATCGGAGGTATCCCATTCTAGCACTCCAGTTCAAattctgtaaatgttttttttttttttgtatttttctcagTTTTGCTGAGGTTTTTGCTTTCTTTCAGTCGAAACCCGCCTCCGATGCGCACTGAGAACCGTCTGATTGTAGAGAACTTGTCCTCCCGTGTCAGCTGGCAGGTCAGTATTGCCACAAGTTATGTCTTGTTAGTTTAATTCcaccaaaacacaaaacattagcCTCCATAGTATTTATTCTAATGCTGTATTGTCAGAAATTTGGTAACCAAATTGCTATTTCTTTTTCTGATGTTATTAAAAGCTAGATTTAGTCCAAATTAAACCTGATATAATGTGGCTAAGTTATAATAAGAAGAAAACAAGTCATTTGTTCCTGTGTTCCAATTTTAACCAATTCTTCACCCCTTTATTTGCCAGCCTGACTGTTGTGTCATATGGAAGAGCTCGCTTATGGTGGAGTTAACCCCTTCTGGGTCCTTCTGTCTGGGTTGAGCCTGTGGTGTCAGCCAGTCTGTCCTACTTCTACTAGTTGAAGCCTGCTGGTCATGTGAGCGCTCGCTTCCCACTAGGGGCGCTGGCGGCCCCTTCGCTCGCTCGCAACGCCCTCTGTCCAAGGCAGGGGGCGCCTGGTGTGTGGCTGAGAGCGAGGGAGAGGAAACAGAGAGTTGGCAGAGAGAAAGCAGAGGAGAGAGCGAGAGTCGATGGCCGTGTTGATCGATGGTTCGTTAAATTGAGGGGCTTCGATCGATCGATATACCCCCTCCCTACCCCCCTCTGGTCTTCCCGCACAtcgcgagagagagagagagtgtgaaTGCCTCCCAGGTGCCCGTGGATATAATCGGCTGTTACCCCAAAGGGTTTCGCTCTCAGGTAGTAGTTTCCTCTCTTCCACCCTGTTCACTCTCTTTGCTGAGGCAGGGTGCCGAGGCGGGGGCGGCCCCGGCGCGAAGCCCTGACACAAATGGGGCTCTTTGCGCCAAATTCTGCCCAAGCAGCGCCACTGCAGTTCACTTCATGCAGATGGTCTCTGTTGTCTTAATGAGAGGGCGGCTGAAGAATCTCAAAGCTGATAGGCCATTGGTTCACTCCAAATTTGCTaacctttgctttgttttggtcCTAAAAGTCAGGAGACACAACCGGTCGGTAGGTTTGAGGTTCTTGGCCCCCTCATGTAGCCTCAGTAGTCACAATCTAACCATCTCTCCTTTTTGAGCAAATCAGTCCTTTCTCTGTGATTGTGCCCTGAGTCTCTCCCCAAGGTAACCAGTGTTTGCATGTGTAGGACCTTAAAGATTTCATGAGGCAAGCTGGAGAGGTGACATTTGCTGATGCACACCGACCTAAACTCAACGAAGGGTAAGCCTTTCTAATCTTCTTTGTGTGTTGTTGGTGTAAATACAAATTTTTAACATAGCACTGATATCTTTCCAGAGTGGTTGAGTTTGCCTCTTACAGTGACCTGCAAAATGCACTTGATAAACTGTCTGGAAAGGAAATCAATGGCAGGAAAATCAAGCTCATTGAGGCAGCCAAGAAGAGGTGAGTTTGTCTGTTCACATTTATTAGTGGGACATGCCTTTTTATTGATGGTTactttattaggcacacctgcacaatgtaatTACATCCAATACAACAAATGTCTCACATTTTCCActcttacaaagataataatgctccgTTTCAATGGACACGGTCAGAGATGTTTACATTTAACACTATGTCACtacattgcagtttttcaaaaatgtattcattcataaatgatcactgtttcatggttgaatacggcctattagtccaaagatattgaaagacaagacaAGTCactactaggtgtcagtaatgttacattgatgagacatcacCTGCATTAAGTCAGCCATCAATGAAGAGCCAGACATAACATAGTGAAaagagttctcctcccattccgtgtggcaatggtacgtttttggcttcttgcttTGTCCTTCGCAACTTCGTTTCAAACCTATTATtaggtttagaataaataaactggaggctaacaGTTAGCTCAGTAGATTTCTATTGTTAAAGCGACAGGCGTCccttgtgtcacttcagaggTCCCATAGCCTGTGCATCAGTGGTGCGCCATGCGCCGGTTGGCAGTCCGAGTAGTTCAAatagaagctgtagtaattcaacacttcatcaaacttacttaagatgtgtcagagatcgctgcataagacttcaaaagtagtggcttatacaccgaaaatggcggtattctggtcactgtgtgtgtgagtatgaGTGacaacaggaagaaaagctctaacTCGCTTGGGGAAAAGCGCTTTGGCGCCAGTGTTAGGCTGCTGGTTTGCATGTGCATGCAACAAATCTTAAGGGGTCGATGCTGTACTTGGGACATGTTCACACTGAAGGTATCCATTTTTGCATGTTGTGATCAATGTTAAATTGGGTTGTATATTGTGTGAATATGCGGTAACTTCATGGATTTAAGTATTGTTTTGCTTAGTTACTCTTCACACTTTTGCAGGTCGAGGAGTCGTTCGCAGTCGGACAGTTCCTCTCGCTCCCGTTCCCGCTCCCGCTCTCGTTCTCGTTCCCGCTCCCGCGATCGTTCCGCATCCGGCAGTCCCAGACGCTCCTGCAGCCCAGCCAAGACCTGCAGTCGCTCCCGCAGCGGCTCCCGCAGCGGCTCCCGCGGCGGCTCCCGCGGCGGCTCCCCCATCGCCAACGCGGCCTCCCCGAACTCCAAGTCAGTGgatccaaacaaacaaacgagCGCGTCTGCAAGCCCGCCCCCTGCTCCTCCTCACGAGAAAGGCTCGGCCTCTCGCTCACGTTCTCGTTCACGCTCACCTTCCACTGATAGCCAGCGCTAAGAGCCGTCTAGATTCTCATTGGAGCCATTAACAGTACATACAGAATACATTTGAAGGGTTTTGCCTGCTGGCTCGACAAAAATATCATGCTTTGATGTGgggtatgtttttgtttttttttcagtgacaATTGGGTGTTTTTGATATATAGTGTGGCCTACTACTTCTAAGTTATGTGTTATTCGTCCTATTGAGCCACATTTCACAATGTCTtcacatctctctctctcttttcctGTCCTCTCGTCTCCTCTCCTGTCCTCTCCTCTCCTTTTCTCTCCTCTCATCTCCTCTCGAGTGACTGTCTTtcaaaccatttttttctttgttcccgtaatttacattatttgctcAATATATcttccatgtttttttactcatcCAGTGCCAAGAGTTTACATAGAAAATGTACTTGTTACCCAGTTGGTGTTCATCATAACTGGCGGTCTGCTAAGTAAGACCAACCAAAGGTATTTGCCCTGCTATTTAAGGGGCATGTAACTGTAGACAGTGCAGCAATTCGCTTGTCCTGGGCGCCATAATATCAGACCGTATAGGAGCGTTTTACGTTACATCTATACCGTGTTTTAATGTATCACATATTCCCCTGCATGCAGTCATCCTAGGAACACATCCGCGTGCAAACAGACACCGTAAAGGGAATGTGAAATGATGGTTTCATTGGCACACTCGATATTCACGTCAGGCCTTGTTGTAAGACTTAAGTTGAGTCATGTCTGTTGCGAGTGTTTCTTCTTTTAATGCACTTTCTGAAagtagtgttttgtgtttgtgcgtgtgagTGTAATGTACAGAAGTTTGGAGCAAACTTTTGTATGCAAGGGTTTtgttttgagtaaaaaaaaaaaaaaaagactatgtTGGACTCATTAAAATGGTCTTAACAATGTTCCACTCGTCACGGTATGATGAGCATGTTAGATATTGCAAAATCCCTTTTAATTATGCAAATGTTCAGTAAACAACACTGATCAAGTAGAACAGAAGTCCTTTTCATGGGCAGGAAGTGAGGGTGGGAGTTAGACCTGTCCGTCATACAGTTCCTTCACTAGCTTTCAGGCCATCATCAGTCACAGCAGGCTGGTACACATCTGTTGGACAAACAGCAGTTTGAATTATGACTCAATTGTTTTCTTAGGTCACGCAAAAGATATCTATCTGAAATGGTAAAACCCGATGTAAATGCAGGCAGGAAATGGCTAATTAGAGGGTGCCTCACTCGACATTGTACTAAACCCGTTGACCTTCATGGCCTTATAAATGTTATTGCTGATCGTCGCATCCAAAAGACGGACTATGAACGTCTATTGGGCcacacatgcgcaagtgccaacagggcagacaggcgattacGGTGCTTTATGTTTATCAAAGTGGAacattttatgatattttaaattgtttttgaactaattgtggtcaatatgtgtgtaaatgatAAGCCATGATGAAATCCTGAatttttcctgatttttttggCGCCCCCCGGAGGCCACTGGGCCAGCCAgttctgaaaaataatatacttaGTCTTAATAATGTCCCGTATTACCTTTTTCTTTTCTCGTGAGCCTCTGATGACACCGGAACAGCACGATGAGCACCATGGCCTCAAAGAGCTGGAAGGATAAGTACAACATCGGGAAGAGGAAGAGTGGGCCGATCACATCCAGCGGAAAGGCCACCTTCAGAATGGTTGAGCACAGCTGGACGTTCTGACAGCCTGTTTCCATAGCAACAGTCCTTCGCTCCCTGCAATAATTCATATGTTATGGAAACATGACAGGAAGTAATGTGGGACTACTATGCTGGTTAAGACatcacaacatacagtataatagctCTGTAGAGGAAATGCAAAtgtgccctctagtggctgtgagcagttTACTAACTTACGGTTGACTAAGTTTGAAGATGGTAGAGATGATGTAGCCGAATGTGAAGCCTATGAAAGGCATGACGGCGCCGATTGCCAAAAGAGAAGGAGACATTACGGCCATGATGCCCACGCCAATCGCTGCCGTGGCGGTGATGGTGATCCCGATGGCGGCAGTCGACATTATGATGAGACCTACCTGAGAAGAGACGGCACATACGTTTTTTGAATGGTACACTCCACCCGATAATTCAAATGGAGCTGTCCGAACCAGGAAgttacacacagaaaacaaataTGGCAGCCCCCCAATGTTAATGACCAATGAGTAATGGCCTCTCCTCTAATAGACGCCATGCCTCAAATAGTCGCTGTCCTAAGGAGACACCTTTTATGCCCCTCAGAAAAAGGTCACTCGGTTGCTTTGTGTACAAGTTCAGCCATGTTACAAAATGCCTCCTTTCAAATAGACGCCCCAAACACCAGGTACttttatttgaggaaatatttcCTTATGTTGTATTTGTTACATTAAGAAATTTGTCTCTTTGTGTTCAACAagtctttctaaaaaaaaaaaaaaaaaaaaaaaggaaaaataacaaaaaaccttCAGTAGACACCGTACCTCAATAAGTTACTGGGTGAATTAAACATTTGAATTCAATAATGCATCTGCCCAAATAGATTACTCTTGTTTTTTCCCTTGAGGAATAGGTAACTCGTTATTATGACATGTTACTAAAGGCCCCCTATCAAATAGATGCCTCCTTCAAATAAGCACCAGATACTCTCTGTAGTTAGCCTCTATTTGAGCAAATACTCGAAGTTCTTATGTTGTATTTCTTATATTAAGAAGTTTCTCTCTTGGTGTTGAACTAGtctttctatttaaaaaaaaaaacctacacaaACCACCTTCAATAGATGCCATACCGCAATAACTTACTGGGTGAGTCAAACACTTGAACCATAAAATGCCTCTCCTCAAATAGATgactcctttttttcccctgaggAAACAGTAACTGTTTACTTTATAGTGTACTAATTCAAACATCTTACCAAAGGCCTCCTATCAAATAGGCACCTGTTTCAAATAAGCACCAGGTACCTTTTGAATTATTTGAAGAAATACTTGAATCGCTTATGTTTTATTATGGAAATGTGTCTGTTTGTGATCAATAGGGCAATtgccaaaaaaaagtacataaagCTCCTTGAATAGACGCCATGCGTCAATAAATCACTTGGTGAGTCAaatatttgaacaaaataaCTGCCTCATCCCAAATAGATGACTCCTAAATtgcccactatttgaggaactaCTTAATCACTGGCGTTTTGCGCACTGACCTTGGTGATGATCCTGGCGTAGCGCGGCCTGTAGTAATTGACGAGGATGCCGATGCCGCAGGGCACCAGGATCATGACGAGCGACACGATGATGTCGACGTAAGGCACGGCGTTCTGCAGATTGTCGAAGCTTTGACAGTAGAGGAAGAGCATCAGGGGCATCATGCCCAGAGCCAACAAGGtggaacaggaagtcatcaCAATGCTGAGGAGGAGAACAAATAGGTTGATAGTCAAACGTTCAAGCCTTCACTAAGGTTGAACTGTTGATGAGTTCTGAATTTTGTTTGTTCAGCCACATTATAAGGAGCGGCAGTTTCTGCAATCAGCAGCGTGAGCTCTGACACTTTTAGTTACGTGTAGCTAAGACGTTAAAATATAGGTGACAATGAGCATATTTTActcaattttccatttttgctgttgtttatatttacaaatctttcaattttcttctaatttttttctctgaatattgtgatttactcccataatattttgactttattctcgtaatattggaactttttcacaacctaattttccaaaaactgcaaCTTCATTATTTCTTTTCCCCTgttttgtcataacattacaaaataacCTCCGTTTCTTTAAcaattcaactttatgcttacattttttttttttcggcaTATTACTACCTTTTTccccttaaagggatagtttggattttttgacattgagttgtgtgacatccccatcagcagtgtactacatcaacagtgatgtacaaccccccccatttggtcccgcgagttcagttctggtcggatttccatgacgaggaacgtagttctgctcaGTTGCAGGGTcacagtttggcttctcaaaacaatatgcgttcaaaagagtgatacatttgcatcataaaaatgcctcctcaaaaaaaatcgctcgccgttatatttgtctcccaacGTGTCCATGCGCATTGTCgcactgatttttttaaactatccctttaatattatgacctcCTAATATTTCCAC
Coding sequences within it:
- the srsf5b gene encoding serine and arginine rich splicing factor 5b yields the protein MSGCRIFIGRLSPSAREKDVERFFRGYGRIRDIDLKRGFGFVEFDDPRDAEDAVYELDGKELCNERVTIEHARVRLRGGRGGRGGSSGGGGGGGGRFSDRYGRGSQSNRSRNPPPMRTENRLIVENLSSRVSWQDLKDFMRQAGEVTFADAHRPKLNEGVVEFASYSDLQNALDKLSGKEINGRKIKLIEAAKKRSRSRSQSDSSSRSRSRSRSRSRSRSRDRSASGSPRRSCSPAKTCSRSRSGSRSGSRGGSRGGSPIANAASPNSKSVDPNKQTSASASPPPAPPHEKGSASRSRSRSRSPSTDSQR